The genome window GGCCTGCACTCGGCCCGGCAACGGTTTGCGCATTCCGAAACGTTTATTTGATTTTCTATGGCTTTTTCATTGATGGCCCGCCACTCCCGGAACCTAGTCTCCCATTTGCGGCGAATGTTCACGGCGTCCCGGCCAGTTTCTGCCGAAACGCAAGATGGATTTTTGGCGCCTGCCGTTTTCCCCCGGGAACGGCGTTCCCCGTCAATCGGAAATGTGCCGAGGCGGATTTTTGGCAAAGGTGTGTAAAAAATAGTTTACATTTTGTAAAAAATATATTACAATCACCTATGCAGGGGGTGATCAACCTGAGATGAAAAGAAGCGGGCAACTGAAAAATCGAATTAGCGTCCTAAGGGCCGAAAAAAAATGGACCCAGCAGGATTTGGCCGACAAAGTCGGCGTCACGAGGCAAACCATCGCTTCCATTGAAGCGAACCGTTACAATCCGTCCCTGATCTTGGCCTTTGAAATTGCGGCCGCCTTCGGAAAGGAAATACAGGAAGTTTTTGAATATCAATTATTGGAAAAGGGGGAATAACTAGGATGGATGCGATCGCCATCGGTTTATCGGTTATCGGGCTTGCCGCCGTCATCTTCTCGTGGCATTTCATCAGAAGGGAAGGGGGAGACGAAAGGGGGGATAAAATACTGGGCGTCGCAGGAATGACCGTTTATTCGGCCTTTTTGTTCGGGTATCTGATCATTTTTATGATCAACATCATACGCCCGTTGAACGGGGAACAATTTCAATTCGCCTTGACTTGTTTATTCGCATTGGTCGTCATCTCCTATTCAGCGGCAATCATGGTGCTGAAAAGGCGCTATTAGCTGATCGGAAGACCCCTGTCAAGCGGAAAACCGTCTGTTGCCAAATCAGGATAAAGAAAGGAAATCAATCCGGTCAAAAACGGGGATGTCGCGCACGAACGAAGGAAACCGGCACCGTTAATGACAAGGCCGGTTCCTGCCGCGGAAACCTTGAACCGCTCCGTTGAACAGGAAAAATGCATAAACGGTCCGGCGGCCAAGGCTTATTTTTAAGAGTCGACACCGTTCCCCGGGGTTTCGTCGTTGCAGCTCAAATTGTCACATCAATTAAATCTCAAGGACCGCCTCTGTCCTCCGCAGATCCGTTCATCACCAATTATCGTACCACCAACCAATTCCACATCGATCGCCTCCGTCCTCCCCCGTTCCTGCCGTTTGCAGCCGGATGCCGGACAGAGGCATACGGAAAGGAGCGGGCCGATGCGCGAGCGTTTCAAGAAACTCCGGCTGCGGGGAACAGCAGGAAAGCTGGACGTGTCAAGGAACCGGGGAAATCGGCAAAACGCCGCGGCACTTCCTTGGCACGTTTTCGCTGCCGATTTGAACGCTTTGACGGCAAACCGGCCGAAAGCGATCCTCCCGGGCAAAGACCTTCCCTCTGTCGGTTCATCACCGTTTTGTCAGGACTTGCACCCGTCAACATGGATTTATCTTCATACTTTCCTCATTTCATGAACGCCGCAGCACTCAATTTTCTTCGTTATTCCCTTGCAGGAAAAGCAGGATGAAATTAATAAGCTCAAATACCGAGATCAATGCGGCCGCCACATACGTCCAAGCCGCAGCTCCCAGCACTTTGTTTACTCCCCGCTCCTCATCATTCCGAATCAAACCTTCCGCCAGGATAAAGTTTTTCGCGCGGGCGCTCGCGTTAAATTCGACCGGCAATGTAATCAATTGAAAGGCCACCGCAAAGGAGAAGAAGAGGATCCCCAAACCGAGGAGCGAAAATTGCTTTAACAAAAATCCCGCCAACAAAAGGAACGGCGCGATTCCGGAAGTAAAGTTAACGATCGGAAACATCCGGTGTCGTAAGACCAATGCCCCGTACGCTTCCTTGTGCTGAACCGCATGGCCCACCTCATGGGCCGCCACGGAGACGGCGGCAATCGAACGGCCGTAATAAACCGGTTCGGATAAGCGGACGGTTCGGGTAATCGGATCGTAATGGTCTGTTAACGTGCCGGGAACCACTTCGACCGGAACGTCATAAAGGCCGTTTTGATCCAAGATGCGTCTGGCCGTTTCGGCGCCGGTGTATCCGGAGGATGCTTCAACACCGCTCCATTTTTGGAAATTCCCTCTTACTTTAAATTGGGCCCAAAGGGAAATGCCGAATGCAATGAAAATGAGAATATCCATCGGATGAAAGAACATGCAACCTCTCCCCTTTTCATCCTAAAAACATCATTAATGATTGCAGCAACGCCACCGTTTGTGAGGCGAATTGATTCAAAATCTTCTTCTTGCACTCATCGTCCAATTTGCCCAAAAGATCCTGAAAATCTTTGATTTCACCTTCCAATAATTTCATATGTTCGGCGACCATATTAGCTTGTTTCAGGATGAGATCCTCTTCCGCCGCCGTTTTTTTTCGGTGCAGTTCCAGCCGCTCCTTGATCATGTCCAAGGAATAATTGAGTTTTTTGTAATGTTCGATTAACTTTAAATCCTCCAGGGCGGAAGAGTCGTAGTATCGGTAATTCGATTCGGAACGTTCGGCTTTCAGTAAGCCCAGCTTTGTATAATAATCGATCGTTCGTTTGGAAACTTTCGCTTTTTCCGCTAGTTCACCGATTTTATAGACATCCCCATGAACCGGAACCCCCTTTTGTCGCTCTCACCATAATCATAATCGAACAAAACCATACAGTCAAACGTTTTACTTTTCGGTTTTTTCAAAGGGTTTCGGGTTCAGATCCTGTCTCCCGCCGGCATCCGAAAACAAGCCGGGGCGCGGCTGCGCGGGGTAATGTTGAGGTAGAACCGGCGGTTTCCCGCTGATGGCCATGGCCAAAGGATTCCGCCCGCATTCATGAATCCGTGAAAACACGCGGTTTTCCGCAAATCCAAGAAGCCGGCATCCATTTTCCGATTTTTCATCGTTTTGATCCCAAAATGATAAAGTCCAATAATTTGTGTAAAAAGAATGGGAAGCAAAAGCTGTTCCATTTCCGGAAGGTTGTGTTTCCGAGACGGGGACCAGGATTTTACACAAACATGGAGGTTTGGCAAAAAAAATTCCCCCTTTCCGAATCGCGGATCCGGCGGCGGTCGGAAGAGGGAGATTCTTCCATGACGGCGGGTTTTGATATCCCGCCGCGACGGAGAAACGGAAAAACATGCCGTTCGCGTCGGGATTTTTTGCTAACGGAATTTTAAGTCCCAGGCCGTCTGCTTTACAGCTAACAAAAATGCAAATGTAAAGGGACTGGCATCCAATTCGTGCTTGACCATCTGCTTTACAGATCCCAAAAATTGCAAATCTAAAGGGGCAGGCATCCAATCCGGGTTTGGCTGTCCGCTTTACGGCTGACAAAAATGCGGGAAGACAAACGGATCAAATCATATCGAGCGGAACTTTCTTGCGGGGTTTCGGAAATGCCCGGTCAAGTTTTTCCAAATCTTCCGGGGTCAATTCGATCGCGGCCGCTTCCGCATTCTCAAGCACATGCTGTTCCCGTCCCGCTTTGGGGATGGCGATCACATCATTCGTGCGGATCGTCCAGGCAAGGGCGATTTGCAGCGGTTTCACCCTGTATTTTTCCGCAAGGCTTTGGACGGCCGGGTCCGTTAACAATTGCTTCCTTAAGGAACCTCCTTGCGCCAGGGGGCTGTAAGCCATAATCGGCAGACGATGCGCCCGGTGCCAGGGAAGGAGATCGAAATCGATGCCCCGCGAACCCAAATGGTACAGCACTTGATTGACCGCGCAGTTCCTGCCATCGGGGATGCTCCATAATTCTTCCATATCATCCGTATCAAAATTGGAGACTCCCCACCGTAAAATTTTTCCCTCTTTCCGCAGTTTTTCCATGCCTTCAACTGTTTCCTCCAGAGGAACGCGGCCGCGCCAATGCAAAAGATACAAGTCCAAGTAGTCCGTACCGAGCCGTTTCAAGCTGTTTTCGCACGCGGTTGCAATCTTGTCCAATCCCGAATGGTGGGGATAAACTTTCGAGACTAAAAAGACTTCATCCCTGCGCCCTTTGATCGCCTCGCCCACCAGGCGTTCCGCCGCGCCGTGCCCGTACATTTCGGCCGTGTCAATGACCTTCATCCCCAATTCGATGCCGAGCTGCAAGGCTTTGATTTCCTCGGCCCGCTCGCGGGGGCTTTCCGCCATGTGCCACGTCCCTTGGCCGACGCACGGAACCGTCGTGCCATCGGGCAAGGTCACGACCCGTTTTTCCAAACGGCTTCGAATCTGCGACAATTTTTCGCTGTCCCAATGACCCATCTGCGATCTTTCCTTTCTTTTTTGAATGGAGGAACCCAAGCCAATCCGGCGAGATCCCGGTTCATCAAATTCTCATGGAATCCGTCGGGGCATTTAGCTTTCGCCCTAGGCCCTACATTCCGCGAAAAACGTACGAGATATGCATTTGCCCATGTATGGGCCCGAGGATCGGATATATCGGGAACCCTTTATTTTTCCCGTTTGCCTCACTTTTTTTGCCGAAAAATTGAAGCAGCTCCTGCCGGAGATTAGTGATCATCCTTAATCATTATTTTATCGGAGATTTTTGATAATAGCATCCGATAGGTGTAGTCTGGGTTTGTTCCGATCATTGAAACTCTTTGGAAGACCGTTTTCGCCTGTGAAAGGGGAGAACCGGTTAACATCGATCACGTTATAGGATTCGGAAATTTTTTTGCACAAGTTCCGAACAGGCTTCACGCCCGGTTTTTTGCAGGTGGCAAAAGGGGGCGGCAATAACGAGCCCGACAAAACAGACAAGCAGGGTCCGAGGGACGGCTGCCCGGGCGAACCTATTAATTAGACGAATCAGGGAGATAGTAGGATTCGACGGGCTTCCCCATCCGATTTGTCCGGTCCGATTCTTTAAGGACAGTAAAAGGATTCAAAACAGCATCAGGCTGTATTTTTATTGTCTCACAACCCAGTTCTTGGACCATAAAACAAATGATGTTAACCGATGTCACCCACTTATCCCTTATCCTGTTATTTTGTCAATTTTTCCAAATATCTTTCCGACACCCATCCTATTACCACTTTTCCATCTACCTCCTGATAAGCAACGGACATCCAATTGCTTCTTTTTTCGATCACCAGCACCATTTGTCCAAAATGTCATGGATCAATCGCCTTTGAGTTTTTCTGATTCGTTTAAGGAAAAAAACGATTGTAAAAATGTCAAAAAAGAAGCCGGCGTTCCAGATCTTTCCCGGAATCGTAACAATTTTGTCGAAGATGCGCTTGAAAAAACCAATCCGTTAGGACACGCCCTGCACCGAAATGACTTTACACAGGGTTATCTTCCGGCGCGCATCCTTTTTCAGCCTTTTGCCAATGAACGATTAACGATAGCCTGTACTTATTTGTCCAAGTATAAATTTATTGACATAGTTATTTGCGGATACATATAATTAGTTCAAAGCAATAAAGTTGTACTAAGGAAAAATTATGTCTATCGGCAAAAAGTACTTGAAAATATCATAACGGAGGATAGCCTTATGAATATCGAACAGGCGGCTCAACCGTCGG of Caldibacillus debilis DSM 16016 contains these proteins:
- a CDS encoding helix-turn-helix transcriptional regulator; amino-acid sequence: MKRSGQLKNRISVLRAEKKWTQQDLADKVGVTRQTIASIEANRYNPSLILAFEIAAAFGKEIQEVFEYQLLEKGE
- a CDS encoding zinc metallopeptidase, yielding MFFHPMDILIFIAFGISLWAQFKVRGNFQKWSGVEASSGYTGAETARRILDQNGLYDVPVEVVPGTLTDHYDPITRTVRLSEPVYYGRSIAAVSVAAHEVGHAVQHKEAYGALVLRHRMFPIVNFTSGIAPFLLLAGFLLKQFSLLGLGILFFSFAVAFQLITLPVEFNASARAKNFILAEGLIRNDEERGVNKVLGAAAWTYVAAALISVFELINFILLFLQGNNEEN
- a CDS encoding MerR family transcriptional regulator; the encoded protein is MGELAEKAKVSKRTIDYYTKLGLLKAERSESNYRYYDSSALEDLKLIEHYKKLNYSLDMIKERLELHRKKTAAEEDLILKQANMVAEHMKLLEGEIKDFQDLLGKLDDECKKKILNQFASQTVALLQSLMMFLG
- a CDS encoding aldo/keto reductase, encoding MGHWDSEKLSQIRSRLEKRVVTLPDGTTVPCVGQGTWHMAESPRERAEEIKALQLGIELGMKVIDTAEMYGHGAAERLVGEAIKGRRDEVFLVSKVYPHHSGLDKIATACENSLKRLGTDYLDLYLLHWRGRVPLEETVEGMEKLRKEGKILRWGVSNFDTDDMEELWSIPDGRNCAVNQVLYHLGSRGIDFDLLPWHRAHRLPIMAYSPLAQGGSLRKQLLTDPAVQSLAEKYRVKPLQIALAWTIRTNDVIAIPKAGREQHVLENAEAAAIELTPEDLEKLDRAFPKPRKKVPLDMI